A stretch of Solea senegalensis isolate Sse05_10M linkage group LG10, IFAPA_SoseM_1, whole genome shotgun sequence DNA encodes these proteins:
- the nox5 gene encoding NADPH oxidase 5 isoform X2, with translation MSVDEDARWLDWVTKQFESIAGDDKEISLDEFKTALKVKESFFAERFFALFDSDGSSSISLDELLEALDLLIHGDETDKLKFLFQVYDVDGSGSIDPDELRTVLKSCLRESAISLPDEKLDDLTLALFESADKDNSGAITFEELKAELEAFPEVMENLTISAANWLKPPDVEQKKHHTPRYLTRVYWQNNSRKLLFLCMYTCINMLLFILAMLQHNYGGAWFMVAKGCGQCLNFNCTFVMVLMLRRCLTWLRATWVVRVLPLDQNILLHQIVGYAILSYTLVHTTAHIFNFARLAENSDYSLWEYLLTTRPGIGWVKGTASVTGVILQVLICFMVLCSSTFVRRSGHFEVFYWSHLSYVWVWSLLVVHCANFWKWFLVPGLVFLLEKIVGIAVSRMGGLYIVEVNLLPSKVTHLVIKRPQFFHFKPGDYVYINIPVIAKYEWHPFTISSAPEQTDTMWLHIRSMGQWTNRLYEYFRQAESHGVSTKILATSLRNHRQLLKAQEELFSSTDCDQAVASNEDDAIELTMYRQNGSQCSAAPPSLCGGQGSVEPLPDELGPAERGEAPPLKEVPAKFGENHRFCYIKCYVDGPYGTPTRQIFTSEHAVLIGAGIGITPFASILQSIMYRYRRRKQNCPNCNYSWCENIKDNSDMKLRKVRRRLHLDQQRPEVV, from the exons ATGAGCGTGGACGAGGACGCTCGCTGGCTCGACTGGGTCACCAAACAGTTTGAGAGCATCGCGGgggatgacaaagaaatcagcCTGGATGAGTTTAAAACTGCCCTGAAGGTCAAAGAG tcctTCTTTGCAGAGCGTTTCTTCGCTCTCTTTGACTCGGATGGCAGCAGCTCCATCAGTCTGGACGAGCTGCTGGAAGCTCTGGACCTCCTCATCCACGGTGACGAGACGGACAAACTCAAGTTCCTGTTTCAGGTGTACGACGTGGACG GCAGCGGCTCTATCGATCCAGATGAACTCAGAACGGTTCTGAAGTCCTGTCTGCGTGAGAGCGCCATCTCTCTGCCGGATGAGAAGCTGGATGACCTGACGTTGGCGCTGTTCGAGTCGGCTGATAAAGACAACAGCGGCGCCATCACCTTCGAGGAGCTGAAAGCGGAGCTGGAGGCGTTCCCAGAGGTGATGGAGAACCTCACCATCAG TGCTGCTAACTGGTTGAAGCCTCCCGACGTGGAACAGAAGAAGCATCACACTCCGCGGTACCTGACCCGGGTGTACTGGCAGAACAACAGTCGGAAGCTGCTGTTCCTCTGCATGTACACTTGCATCAATATGCTGCTCTTCATCTTAGCCATGCTTCAGCACAACTACGGGGGGGCGTGGTTCATGGTGGCCAAGGGCTGCGGACAGTGTCTCAACTTCAACTGCACCTTCGTCATG GTGCTGATGCTGCGTCGCTGTTTGACGTGGCTCAGGGCAACATGGGTGGTGAGGGTCTTACCTCTGGACCAGAACATCTTGCTGCATCAGATCGTTGGTTACGCCATCCTCTCCTACACACTGGTGCACACCACCGCTCACATCTTCAACTTTG CCCGGCTGGCGGAGAACAGCGACTACAGCTTGTGGGAGTATCTGCTCACCACTCGACCAGGGATCGGCTGGGTGAAGGGAACAGCCTCGGTGACTGGAGTCATTCTGCAGGTCCTCATCTGCTTCATGGTGCTCTGCTCCAGCACGTTTGTACGACGGAGTGGACACTTTGAG GTGTTTTACTGGTCTCATCTGTCctatgtgtgggtgtggtctCTGCTTGTGGTGCATTGTGCAAACTTCTGGAAGTGGTTCCTGGTTCCGGGTCTGGTTTTCCTGCTAGAGAAAATTGTGGGAATTGCAGTCTCTCGAATGGGTGGTCTCTACATTGTGGAGGTCAACCTGCTGCCATCCAAG GTGACTCACCTGGTGATCAAACGTCCTcagttttttcatttcaaaccaggAGACTACGTCTACATCAACATCCCTGTGATCGCCAAGTACGAGTGGCACCCGTTCACCATCAGCAGCGCTCCGGAGCAGACAG aTACAATGTGGCTGCACATCCGCTCCATGGGTCAGTGGACCAACCGACTCTACGAGTACTTCAGACAAGCGGAGAGTCACGGCGTCAGTACTAAGATACTGGCCACCAGCCTGAGGAACCACAGGCAGCTGCTGAAAGCACAG GAGGAGCTGTTCAGCTCCACAGACTGTGACCAAGCTGTGGCGTCCAACGAGGACGACGCCATCGAGCTGACCATGTACCGGCAGAACGGCTCGCAGTGCAGCGCTGCCCCGCCATCGCTCTGTGGAGGTCAGGGGTCGGTGGAGCCTCTTCCAGACGAGCTGGGTCCGGCGGAGCGAGGAGAAGCTCCGCCCCTCAAGGAG GTTCCCGCCAAATTTGGAGAAAACCACAGGTTCTGTTACATCAAG tgttatGTAGACGGACCGTACGGGACCCCGACCAGGCAGATCTTCACCTCTGAGCACGCCGTCCTGATCGGCGCCGGTATCGGGATCACGCCCTTCGCTTCCATCCTGCAGAGCATCATGTACCG GTACCGCCGCAGGAAGCAGAACTGTCCCAACTGTAACTACTCGTGGTGTGAGAACATCAAAGACAACAGCGACATGAAGCTGCGCAAAGTAAGAC GTCGACTTCATCTGGATCAACAGAGACCAGAAGTCGTTTGA
- the nox5 gene encoding NADPH oxidase 5 isoform X1, protein MSVDEDARWLDWVTKQFESIAGDDKEISLDEFKTALKVKESFFAERFFALFDSDGSSSISLDELLEALDLLIHGDETDKLKFLFQVYDVDGSGSIDPDELRTVLKSCLRESAISLPDEKLDDLTLALFESADKDNSGAITFEELKAELEAFPEVMENLTISAANWLKPPDVEQKKHHTPRYLTRVYWQNNSRKLLFLCMYTCINMLLFILAMLQHNYGGAWFMVAKGCGQCLNFNCTFVMVLMLRRCLTWLRATWVVRVLPLDQNILLHQIVGYAILSYTLVHTTAHIFNFARLAENSDYSLWEYLLTTRPGIGWVKGTASVTGVILQVLICFMVLCSSTFVRRSGHFEVFYWSHLSYVWVWSLLVVHCANFWKWFLVPGLVFLLEKIVGIAVSRMGGLYIVEVNLLPSKVTHLVIKRPQFFHFKPGDYVYINIPVIAKYEWHPFTISSAPEQTDTMWLHIRSMGQWTNRLYEYFRQAESHGVSTKILATSLRNHRQLLKAQEELFSSTDCDQAVASNEDDAIELTMYRQNGSQCSAAPPSLCGGQGSVEPLPDELGPAERGEAPPLKEVPAKFGENHRFCYIKCYVDGPYGTPTRQIFTSEHAVLIGAGIGITPFASILQSIMYRYRRRKQNCPNCNYSWCENIKDNSDMKLRKVDFIWINRDQKSFEWFVSLLTKLEMDQADEEPEGRFLEMHMYMTSALSKNDMKAIGLQMALDLLAKKEKRDSITGLRTRTQPGRPEWGKVFQKVSEENKGKVHVFYCGAPALAKVIKAQCEHFSFNFYKENF, encoded by the exons ATGAGCGTGGACGAGGACGCTCGCTGGCTCGACTGGGTCACCAAACAGTTTGAGAGCATCGCGGgggatgacaaagaaatcagcCTGGATGAGTTTAAAACTGCCCTGAAGGTCAAAGAG tcctTCTTTGCAGAGCGTTTCTTCGCTCTCTTTGACTCGGATGGCAGCAGCTCCATCAGTCTGGACGAGCTGCTGGAAGCTCTGGACCTCCTCATCCACGGTGACGAGACGGACAAACTCAAGTTCCTGTTTCAGGTGTACGACGTGGACG GCAGCGGCTCTATCGATCCAGATGAACTCAGAACGGTTCTGAAGTCCTGTCTGCGTGAGAGCGCCATCTCTCTGCCGGATGAGAAGCTGGATGACCTGACGTTGGCGCTGTTCGAGTCGGCTGATAAAGACAACAGCGGCGCCATCACCTTCGAGGAGCTGAAAGCGGAGCTGGAGGCGTTCCCAGAGGTGATGGAGAACCTCACCATCAG TGCTGCTAACTGGTTGAAGCCTCCCGACGTGGAACAGAAGAAGCATCACACTCCGCGGTACCTGACCCGGGTGTACTGGCAGAACAACAGTCGGAAGCTGCTGTTCCTCTGCATGTACACTTGCATCAATATGCTGCTCTTCATCTTAGCCATGCTTCAGCACAACTACGGGGGGGCGTGGTTCATGGTGGCCAAGGGCTGCGGACAGTGTCTCAACTTCAACTGCACCTTCGTCATG GTGCTGATGCTGCGTCGCTGTTTGACGTGGCTCAGGGCAACATGGGTGGTGAGGGTCTTACCTCTGGACCAGAACATCTTGCTGCATCAGATCGTTGGTTACGCCATCCTCTCCTACACACTGGTGCACACCACCGCTCACATCTTCAACTTTG CCCGGCTGGCGGAGAACAGCGACTACAGCTTGTGGGAGTATCTGCTCACCACTCGACCAGGGATCGGCTGGGTGAAGGGAACAGCCTCGGTGACTGGAGTCATTCTGCAGGTCCTCATCTGCTTCATGGTGCTCTGCTCCAGCACGTTTGTACGACGGAGTGGACACTTTGAG GTGTTTTACTGGTCTCATCTGTCctatgtgtgggtgtggtctCTGCTTGTGGTGCATTGTGCAAACTTCTGGAAGTGGTTCCTGGTTCCGGGTCTGGTTTTCCTGCTAGAGAAAATTGTGGGAATTGCAGTCTCTCGAATGGGTGGTCTCTACATTGTGGAGGTCAACCTGCTGCCATCCAAG GTGACTCACCTGGTGATCAAACGTCCTcagttttttcatttcaaaccaggAGACTACGTCTACATCAACATCCCTGTGATCGCCAAGTACGAGTGGCACCCGTTCACCATCAGCAGCGCTCCGGAGCAGACAG aTACAATGTGGCTGCACATCCGCTCCATGGGTCAGTGGACCAACCGACTCTACGAGTACTTCAGACAAGCGGAGAGTCACGGCGTCAGTACTAAGATACTGGCCACCAGCCTGAGGAACCACAGGCAGCTGCTGAAAGCACAG GAGGAGCTGTTCAGCTCCACAGACTGTGACCAAGCTGTGGCGTCCAACGAGGACGACGCCATCGAGCTGACCATGTACCGGCAGAACGGCTCGCAGTGCAGCGCTGCCCCGCCATCGCTCTGTGGAGGTCAGGGGTCGGTGGAGCCTCTTCCAGACGAGCTGGGTCCGGCGGAGCGAGGAGAAGCTCCGCCCCTCAAGGAG GTTCCCGCCAAATTTGGAGAAAACCACAGGTTCTGTTACATCAAG tgttatGTAGACGGACCGTACGGGACCCCGACCAGGCAGATCTTCACCTCTGAGCACGCCGTCCTGATCGGCGCCGGTATCGGGATCACGCCCTTCGCTTCCATCCTGCAGAGCATCATGTACCG GTACCGCCGCAGGAAGCAGAACTGTCCCAACTGTAACTACTCGTGGTGTGAGAACATCAAAGACAACAGCGACATGAAGCTGCGCAAA GTCGACTTCATCTGGATCAACAGAGACCAGAAGTCGTTTGAATGGTTCGTCAGTTTACTCACCAAACTAGAGATGGACCAGGCCGACGAGGAGCcggagg GTCGCTTCCTGGAGATGCACATGTATATGACATCAGCGCTCAGTAAGAACGACATGAAGGCCATCGGCCTGCAGATGGCGCTTGACCTCCTGGccaagaaggagaagagagacTCGATTACTGGACTCAGGACCAGAACCCAACCTGGACGGCCTGAGTGGGGGAAG